In the Calditrichota bacterium genome, one interval contains:
- a CDS encoding NTP transferase domain-containing protein — MEKQKTRALILAAGKGTRMNSSVSKVLHTILGKTILEYVVEALEFSSIERIGVIVGSHNIEEVRKVLNDRVDYIVQRQQLGTGHAVMSATDWLKEFNGSLLIMVGDAPFINSKIIKQILTKQQTGNKAVCFLTAVSKNPLPWGRVVRDKNGKVLRIVEEKDATIEEKKIREVSSSHYCFDWQSLKQALAEIDNNNVQTEYYLPDVIKILVKKGLDVETEISNDFLTSFGINTPADLEFAESQMKSIGQIND; from the coding sequence ATGGAAAAACAGAAAACTCGCGCGCTTATTTTAGCTGCCGGCAAAGGAACCAGGATGAACTCGTCTGTAAGCAAGGTTTTACATACAATTCTGGGTAAAACAATTCTTGAGTATGTTGTGGAAGCTTTAGAGTTTTCATCAATTGAGAGAATTGGAGTTATAGTTGGAAGCCACAATATTGAAGAAGTACGCAAAGTTCTTAATGACCGTGTAGATTATATCGTTCAGCGCCAGCAATTAGGAACCGGGCATGCAGTAATGTCTGCAACGGATTGGCTGAAAGAGTTTAATGGCAGCTTGCTAATTATGGTTGGTGATGCTCCTTTTATCAATTCAAAAATCATTAAACAAATACTCACAAAACAGCAGACCGGCAATAAAGCTGTTTGTTTTTTAACGGCGGTATCAAAAAACCCGCTTCCATGGGGAAGGGTTGTCCGCGATAAAAATGGAAAGGTTCTGCGCATTGTTGAAGAAAAGGACGCTACCATCGAAGAGAAAAAAATTCGTGAGGTGAGTTCTTCACATTATTGTTTTGATTGGCAAAGTTTAAAACAAGCCCTGGCTGAAATCGATAATAATAATGTACAAACCGAATATTATTTGCCGGATGTAATAAAAATCTTGGTAAAAAAAGGGCTTGATGTTGAGACAGAAATCAGCAATGACTTTCTAACTTCATTTGGTATAAACACTCCTGCTGATCTGGAATTTGCTGAAAGTCAAATGAAATCAATCGGGCAAATTAATGATTGA
- a CDS encoding GHMP kinase, translating into MIEVAAPGRIGLFGEHQDYLGLPTITAAINLKVSIQGKLRNDNLFKIYLPDIKSSEQFSIPQKNQQLSYIKKRDYFRSVFNVLLRNGARFENGWDCTVQGNIPINSGTSSSSALCVAWTRFLIKANSIQKPEFIDPAFIGRLAYLAEVEEFGEPGGMMDHYASAVGGVLYQDFAKKTNLQKLPVKLGTFVLGDSLEAKDTLGILNRVKLGVLEAVNIIKKIDSDFELEDCSLSEIKNHKTILSKLQTELLHGAVINRDITKDALELLNSKHFDEKRFGLLMTEHQKILNEKLKISTPKINQMLKAAINAGAYGGKINGSGGGGCMFVYAPENAEEIAKAIEACGGKAYIITIS; encoded by the coding sequence ATGATTGAAGTAGCTGCTCCGGGACGAATTGGTTTGTTTGGTGAACACCAGGATTATTTGGGTTTGCCCACAATTACAGCGGCAATAAATCTAAAAGTAAGCATTCAAGGCAAGCTACGAAATGATAATCTTTTTAAAATTTATTTACCGGATATTAAAAGTTCAGAACAATTCAGTATTCCGCAAAAGAATCAACAGCTTTCATACATAAAAAAACGCGATTATTTTCGTAGTGTATTCAATGTACTTCTTCGCAATGGTGCGAGATTTGAAAACGGTTGGGACTGCACGGTACAGGGAAACATACCTATAAATTCAGGCACTTCATCATCTTCTGCCTTATGTGTTGCCTGGACACGATTTTTAATTAAAGCCAACTCCATTCAAAAACCAGAGTTTATTGATCCTGCTTTTATTGGCCGTTTAGCATATTTAGCAGAGGTTGAAGAATTTGGTGAACCAGGCGGGATGATGGATCATTACGCCAGTGCTGTTGGGGGAGTTTTGTATCAGGATTTTGCAAAGAAAACAAACCTACAGAAATTACCGGTGAAGTTAGGTACTTTTGTTTTAGGCGATTCCCTTGAAGCGAAGGATACTCTCGGAATTTTAAATCGTGTAAAACTTGGAGTTTTGGAAGCGGTAAATATAATAAAGAAAATTGATAGCGATTTTGAATTGGAAGATTGTTCGTTAAGTGAAATTAAAAATCATAAAACAATACTATCAAAACTTCAAACAGAACTACTTCATGGGGCTGTCATAAATCGAGACATCACAAAGGACGCTTTGGAATTGCTCAATTCAAAACACTTTGATGAAAAACGATTTGGCTTATTAATGACTGAGCATCAAAAAATTTTAAATGAAAAATTGAAGATATCCACACCAAAAATTAATCAAATGTTAAAAGCTGCAATTAATGCTGGAGCTTATGGTGGGAAAATCAATGGTTCTGGTGGAGGCGGATGTATGTTTGTTTATGCACCGGAAAATGCTGAAGAAATAGCAAAAGCAATCGAAGCTTGTGGTGGTAAAGCATACATAATAACTATTTCATAA